In Arthrobacter sp. PAMC25284, a single genomic region encodes these proteins:
- a CDS encoding Gfo/Idh/MocA family protein, whose protein sequence is MPVTEPQLVRTPLLAAGLDDPLPATGRALRWGVIATGRIASIVVSDLALLSDAVLQAVSSRTQAGADAFAAEHGFASAYGDKADGGLSGYQRLLADPAVDVVYIATPHANHYQVGLEALGAGKHVLCEKPLTLNARQAEHLVSVAREQNVFFMEAVWSRFLPSIQRVAGIIASGELGEVRWIQADLGFPAPFDPEARLWKLEDGGGALLDLGVYLLTWAQIALGQPRSLTATSHLNSSGVDTETAMSLVYDSGAQVQLMTSLTTVSTQTATLSGTKGTLKCNAPLFNPTELTITTGPGETRVEKFLLAGRGYTYQLREVTRCIQQGMTESPTMPLADTLTIMSLLDEVRSQAGIRYPAD, encoded by the coding sequence ATGCCGGTAACTGAACCGCAGCTTGTCCGGACACCGTTGCTGGCAGCAGGTCTCGATGACCCGCTGCCGGCCACGGGCCGTGCGTTGCGCTGGGGCGTCATCGCCACCGGACGGATCGCGTCCATTGTGGTCAGCGACCTGGCCCTGCTCTCCGACGCGGTTCTGCAGGCCGTGAGCTCGCGGACGCAGGCCGGCGCCGACGCCTTCGCCGCGGAGCACGGCTTCGCTAGTGCTTACGGCGACAAGGCCGACGGCGGCCTGTCCGGCTACCAGCGACTGCTGGCGGACCCCGCCGTCGACGTCGTGTACATTGCGACGCCGCATGCCAACCACTACCAGGTGGGGCTGGAGGCCCTGGGCGCCGGCAAACACGTCCTGTGCGAGAAACCGCTGACCCTGAACGCGCGGCAAGCGGAGCACCTCGTCAGCGTGGCCCGGGAGCAGAACGTGTTCTTCATGGAAGCGGTCTGGTCCCGGTTCCTGCCCAGCATCCAGCGGGTAGCCGGGATCATCGCGTCGGGCGAACTGGGGGAGGTGCGCTGGATCCAGGCCGACCTTGGCTTCCCGGCGCCCTTTGACCCGGAAGCCCGGCTGTGGAAGCTGGAGGACGGCGGAGGTGCCCTCCTGGACCTCGGTGTCTACCTGCTGACCTGGGCACAGATTGCGCTGGGCCAGCCCCGGTCGCTGACGGCCACGTCCCACCTGAACAGCTCCGGGGTGGACACTGAGACCGCCATGTCCCTCGTCTACGACTCCGGGGCGCAGGTGCAGCTGATGACGTCCCTGACCACGGTATCCACACAGACAGCCACGCTGTCAGGGACCAAGGGGACGCTCAAATGCAACGCGCCGCTGTTCAATCCGACGGAACTGACCATCACGACGGGTCCGGGCGAGACCCGCGTGGAGAAGTTCCTTCTTGCCGGCCGCGGCTACACGTACCAATTGCGCGAAGTGACCCGGTGCATCCAGCAGGGCATGACCGAGAGCCCGACGATGCCGCTGGCGGACACGCTGACCATCATGTCCCTCCTGGACGAGGTGCGCAGCCAAGCCGGCATCCGGTACCCGGCGGACTAA
- a CDS encoding YafY family protein — MKRAERLHALSETLRRSGTRGVSAERLAEEFEVSVRTIKRDLDALENSGAPLWSRPGPGGGYGFAVGASLPPVSLSPAQAVALMAAVSAAADAPYADLAAAGIRKILDVLDPGTRARADELARRVWVNALPSSSRATKSALEEAMAEQRVIRIRYTSGDESTTTRDVEPVLFASANGQWYLIGWCRMRDAMRWFTVSRIEQATITKAVCSGHTIHEVGEPPANARPVHGRGE; from the coding sequence GTGAAGCGGGCAGAACGGCTCCATGCTCTATCAGAGACGTTGCGCCGCAGCGGCACGCGGGGGGTCTCCGCCGAACGGTTGGCGGAAGAGTTCGAGGTGTCCGTGCGCACCATCAAGAGGGACCTCGATGCTCTGGAGAACAGCGGCGCACCGCTCTGGTCGCGTCCAGGTCCGGGCGGTGGCTACGGATTTGCTGTCGGCGCGTCCCTGCCACCGGTCAGTCTGTCTCCGGCACAGGCTGTGGCGCTCATGGCCGCTGTGTCCGCCGCGGCTGATGCCCCCTACGCTGATCTGGCAGCAGCCGGTATCCGGAAGATCCTGGACGTCCTCGACCCCGGAACCCGGGCAAGAGCTGACGAGCTGGCCCGCCGTGTGTGGGTCAACGCGCTTCCCTCGTCTTCACGCGCGACTAAGTCGGCACTGGAAGAGGCGATGGCCGAGCAGCGGGTGATCCGTATCCGCTACACATCGGGGGACGAGTCTACGACCACCCGTGACGTTGAGCCCGTGCTGTTCGCGTCCGCCAACGGCCAGTGGTACCTCATCGGATGGTGCCGGATGCGCGACGCAATGCGGTGGTTCACTGTGTCGCGCATCGAGCAGGCCACCATAACCAAGGCGGTCTGCAGCGGCCATACCATCCACGAGGTCGGAGAACCACCGGCGAACGCCAGACCGGTACACGGTCGTGGCGAATGA
- a CDS encoding Gfo/Idh/MocA family protein, with translation MGKPLNVGIIGCGAIIAQYLANIPRLEALKLVAVADLDPARAQAVADGYDGVRAVSVEDLLAAEDVDLVLNLTIPAAHADVALKAIAAGKSVYGEKPLAATTAEARQVLDAAREAGVAVGCAPDTVLGTGVQTARKAIDDGLIGAPISATATMVTPGHERWHPNPDFYYQPGGGPLLDMGPYYVSALVNMLGPVVSVIGAASHTRTERTIGTGPREGEVIPVATDSHVTGILVHASGALSTLVMSFDAVNTKSSNIEIHGELGSLVVPDPNYFEGAVELFTLGADAWETLPVSAGYVDSGRGFGIADLAATPAGSEPRAGGQLAYHALEVMESVLESARSGAAVQIQSTAARPALVELTVLAGSAEETPADGQVQEIVA, from the coding sequence GTGGGCAAGCCGTTAAATGTAGGAATCATCGGCTGCGGCGCAATCATCGCCCAGTACCTGGCCAACATCCCCCGCCTCGAGGCACTCAAACTGGTGGCCGTCGCGGACCTTGATCCGGCCCGCGCCCAGGCCGTGGCCGACGGCTACGACGGCGTCCGGGCCGTCTCCGTCGAGGACCTGCTGGCCGCCGAGGACGTGGACCTGGTCCTGAACCTGACCATTCCGGCCGCGCACGCCGACGTCGCCCTCAAAGCGATTGCCGCCGGCAAGAGCGTGTACGGCGAAAAGCCGCTGGCGGCCACGACGGCCGAAGCACGCCAGGTCCTGGACGCGGCACGCGAGGCCGGGGTCGCCGTCGGCTGCGCCCCGGACACCGTCCTGGGGACCGGGGTGCAGACGGCCCGCAAAGCCATCGACGATGGCCTGATCGGGGCCCCGATCTCGGCCACGGCCACCATGGTCACCCCCGGCCACGAACGCTGGCACCCCAACCCGGACTTCTACTACCAGCCCGGCGGCGGCCCGCTGCTGGATATGGGCCCCTACTACGTCAGCGCCCTCGTCAACATGCTGGGTCCGGTGGTATCGGTCATCGGCGCCGCCAGCCACACCCGGACCGAGCGCACCATCGGCACGGGCCCGCGCGAAGGCGAGGTGATTCCGGTCGCCACCGACTCGCACGTGACCGGGATCCTGGTCCACGCCTCCGGGGCACTCTCCACCCTGGTCATGAGCTTCGACGCAGTGAACACCAAATCCTCGAACATCGAGATCCACGGCGAGCTCGGCTCCCTGGTGGTTCCGGACCCCAACTACTTCGAAGGCGCCGTGGAACTCTTCACCCTGGGCGCCGACGCGTGGGAGACCCTGCCGGTCTCGGCCGGGTATGTGGACTCGGGCCGCGGCTTCGGCATCGCGGACCTGGCCGCGACCCCTGCCGGATCAGAACCGCGGGCCGGCGGGCAGCTGGCCTACCACGCGCTCGAGGTCATGGAATCCGTGCTGGAATCAGCCCGCAGCGGAGCGGCCGTGCAGATCCAAAGCACCGCGGCCCGGCCGGCCCTGGTAGAACTGACCGTTTTGGCAGGCTCCGCGGAGGAGACCCCCGCGGACGGGCAGGTGCAGGAGATCGTCGCCTAG
- a CDS encoding ThuA domain-containing protein, translating to MTENKTALVVRGGWDGHQPLEATELFIPFLKDNGYDVRVEESTKIYADAEYMAGVDLIMQCMTMTTIEKDEFEGLRTAVENGTGMAGWHGGIADSYRNTSDYLHLIGGQFACHPGKHPDELTGEQPDNYVPYTVNMLPAAADHPITQGIGDFDLVTEQYWVLTDDYIDVLATTTQKVREWDPWNREVTSPAIWTRQWGQGRIFVATPGHNIEILQDSNVRTIIERGLLWASR from the coding sequence ATGACAGAGAACAAGACCGCACTCGTGGTCCGGGGCGGGTGGGACGGCCACCAGCCCCTGGAGGCCACGGAACTGTTCATCCCGTTCCTCAAGGACAACGGCTACGACGTCCGGGTCGAGGAATCCACCAAAATCTATGCCGACGCCGAGTACATGGCCGGCGTGGACCTCATCATGCAGTGCATGACCATGACCACCATCGAAAAAGACGAATTCGAAGGCCTGCGCACGGCCGTTGAGAACGGCACCGGCATGGCCGGCTGGCACGGCGGGATCGCCGATTCCTACCGGAACACCTCGGACTACCTCCACTTGATCGGCGGCCAGTTCGCCTGCCACCCCGGCAAGCACCCCGACGAACTCACGGGAGAGCAGCCGGACAATTACGTTCCCTACACGGTCAACATGCTCCCGGCCGCGGCAGACCACCCGATCACCCAGGGCATCGGCGACTTCGACCTGGTCACCGAACAGTACTGGGTCCTGACCGACGACTACATCGACGTCCTGGCCACCACCACGCAGAAGGTCCGCGAATGGGACCCCTGGAACCGTGAAGTGACCTCGCCCGCCATTTGGACCCGGCAGTGGGGCCAGGGCCGCATTTTTGTCGCCACTCCCGGCCACAACATCGAAATCCTCCAGGACAGCAACGTCCGCACCATCATCGAAAGGGGCCTGCTGTGGGCAAGCCGTTAA
- a CDS encoding sugar phosphate isomerase/epimerase, whose translation MTRPITLFTGQWADLPFEEVARLAGEWGFEGLEIACWGDHLDPRRAVEDDLYLQGRLDILEKNNLKVFAIANHLAGQAVCDDPIDERHRDILPDSVWGDGDPEGVRTRAAEAMKDTARAAARLGAKTVTGFTGSSIWKTVAMFPPASAAMIERGYQDFADRWNPIMDVFDDAGVRFALEVHPSEIAYDYWTAKRTLEAIGPRENFGLNFDPSHFIWQDLDPVMFLQDFAEKIFHVHVKESIRQLDGRNGRLGSHLPWADPRRGWDFVTAGHGDVKWEPIFRTLNAIGYRGPTSIEWEDAGMDRMIGAPQALAMVQELARIAPPVAAFDSAFASR comes from the coding sequence ATGACACGACCCATCACCCTGTTCACCGGCCAGTGGGCTGACCTGCCCTTCGAGGAGGTGGCGCGGCTCGCCGGCGAGTGGGGCTTCGAAGGCCTGGAAATCGCCTGCTGGGGCGACCACCTTGACCCCCGGCGCGCCGTCGAAGACGACCTTTACCTCCAGGGCCGGCTGGACATCCTGGAAAAGAACAACCTCAAGGTCTTCGCCATCGCCAACCACCTCGCCGGCCAGGCCGTCTGTGACGACCCCATCGACGAGCGCCACCGGGACATCCTCCCGGACAGCGTCTGGGGCGACGGCGATCCGGAGGGCGTCCGCACACGGGCCGCCGAGGCCATGAAGGACACGGCCCGGGCCGCGGCCCGGCTGGGTGCCAAGACGGTCACCGGGTTCACTGGATCCTCCATCTGGAAGACAGTGGCCATGTTCCCGCCGGCCTCCGCAGCCATGATCGAACGCGGCTACCAGGATTTCGCGGACCGCTGGAACCCCATCATGGACGTCTTCGACGACGCCGGAGTCCGCTTCGCCCTGGAGGTCCACCCCTCCGAAATCGCCTACGACTACTGGACCGCCAAGCGCACCCTGGAGGCAATCGGCCCCCGGGAAAACTTCGGCCTGAACTTCGATCCCTCACACTTCATCTGGCAGGACCTGGACCCGGTCATGTTCCTGCAGGACTTCGCCGAGAAGATCTTCCACGTACATGTCAAGGAATCCATCCGGCAGCTCGATGGCCGCAACGGCCGGCTGGGATCGCACCTGCCGTGGGCGGATCCGCGCCGGGGCTGGGACTTCGTCACGGCCGGTCACGGCGACGTGAAGTGGGAACCCATCTTCCGGACCCTGAACGCGATCGGCTACCGCGGACCCACCAGCATCGAATGGGAAGACGCGGGCATGGACCGGATGATCGGAGCGCCCCAGGCCCTGGCCATGGTCCAGGAACTCGCCCGCATCGCCCCTCCCGTCGCCGCCTTCGACTCTGCCTTCGCGAGCCGCTGA
- a CDS encoding carbohydrate ABC transporter permease, whose protein sequence is MASTTQLPAPPTTPTHDGGTPRRRAKGPGRSRPNLLGGAAGWAWLAVIIVPIYYVVVTSLKNQAGFFTSNPMLPPTEPTLDNYKLVLENDFVKYFTNSLIVTIGSVIPALLVSFMAAYAIVRGKSRFLSWTNSLFLLGLAVPLHATIIPIYWMITQARLYDTLLALILPSIAFAIPISVLILSNFMRDVPNELFESMRLDGCSDWAMMWRLALPMTRPAVVTVGIYNALGVWNGFLFPLILTQSPSTRVLPLSLWTFQGEFSVNIPAVLASVVLATLPLLVLYVVARRQLISGLTAGFSK, encoded by the coding sequence ATGGCTTCCACAACCCAGCTTCCCGCCCCGCCTACAACCCCCACGCACGACGGCGGAACGCCCCGCCGGCGGGCGAAGGGCCCGGGACGCAGCCGGCCGAACCTTCTGGGCGGGGCGGCCGGATGGGCCTGGCTCGCCGTCATCATCGTGCCGATCTACTACGTCGTGGTGACGAGCCTGAAGAACCAGGCGGGCTTTTTCACCTCGAACCCGATGCTGCCGCCCACCGAGCCGACCCTGGACAACTACAAGCTCGTCCTGGAAAACGACTTCGTCAAGTACTTCACGAACTCCCTGATCGTCACGATCGGCAGCGTAATCCCGGCCCTCCTGGTGTCCTTTATGGCCGCCTACGCCATCGTGCGCGGCAAGTCCCGGTTCCTGAGCTGGACCAACAGCCTCTTCCTCCTCGGCCTGGCGGTTCCGCTGCACGCAACGATCATCCCGATCTACTGGATGATCACTCAGGCCCGCCTGTATGACACCCTGCTGGCGCTCATCCTGCCCTCGATCGCCTTCGCCATCCCGATTTCGGTCCTTATCCTCTCCAACTTCATGCGTGACGTGCCCAACGAGCTGTTCGAGTCCATGCGCCTGGACGGGTGCTCCGACTGGGCCATGATGTGGCGCCTGGCGCTGCCGATGACCCGTCCGGCCGTGGTGACCGTCGGGATCTACAACGCCTTGGGTGTCTGGAACGGCTTCCTGTTCCCGCTCATCCTGACCCAAAGCCCCTCCACCCGGGTGCTGCCGCTGTCCCTATGGACCTTCCAGGGCGAATTCAGCGTCAACATCCCGGCCGTCCTGGCCTCCGTGGTGCTCGCCACCCTGCCCCTGCTGGTGCTCTACGTGGTGGCCCGCCGCCAACTGATCAGCGGACTCACCGCCGGGTTCAGCAAGTAA
- a CDS encoding carbohydrate ABC transporter permease, with product MPQPERPDGSLKRAPSGWLAVPALVFFLAFAIIPLFGVLFLSFTKWNGLGEIQLEGFSSWISALTDPITANALVVTAKIMFFSFIVQAPISLLLGVFTSTGHKYRAALAVLYFVPLLLSSAAVAIAFKALLDPNFGLGAGLGLPFLTQDWLGNSDLVLFVVVFVIAWQFVPFHTLIYQGGVRQIPTSLYEAAQIDGAGRMQQFFSITLPQLKYTIITSSTLMVVGSLAYFDLIFVLTGGGPGYATRLLPLHMYLTGFKANDMGAASALGVILVVIGLALALILQRIGGKNRNDSQLEGA from the coding sequence CTGCCTCAACCGGAACGTCCCGACGGGTCCTTGAAACGGGCCCCGTCGGGGTGGCTGGCCGTACCAGCCCTCGTCTTCTTCCTCGCCTTCGCGATCATTCCCTTGTTCGGCGTCCTCTTCCTCAGCTTCACGAAATGGAACGGGCTGGGCGAGATCCAGCTTGAAGGGTTCTCCAGCTGGATCTCGGCGCTGACGGACCCGATCACCGCCAACGCCCTCGTGGTGACGGCGAAGATCATGTTCTTCTCCTTCATCGTCCAGGCGCCAATCAGCCTGCTGCTGGGCGTCTTCACCTCCACCGGCCACAAATACCGGGCGGCCCTGGCGGTCCTGTACTTCGTGCCGCTGCTGCTGTCCTCCGCGGCGGTCGCGATCGCCTTCAAGGCCCTGCTGGACCCGAACTTCGGCCTGGGCGCGGGGCTGGGCCTGCCCTTCCTCACTCAGGACTGGCTCGGCAACTCGGACCTCGTGCTCTTCGTGGTGGTTTTTGTGATCGCGTGGCAGTTCGTCCCGTTCCACACCCTCATCTACCAGGGCGGCGTCCGCCAGATTCCCACGTCACTGTATGAGGCGGCACAGATCGACGGCGCCGGGCGCATGCAGCAGTTCTTCAGCATCACCCTGCCGCAGCTGAAGTACACGATCATCACCTCCTCCACCCTCATGGTGGTCGGCTCGCTCGCCTACTTCGACCTCATCTTCGTCCTGACCGGCGGAGGGCCGGGGTACGCCACGCGCCTGCTGCCCCTGCACATGTACCTGACCGGTTTCAAGGCCAATGACATGGGCGCAGCCAGCGCCCTTGGCGTCATCCTCGTGGTGATCGGCCTTGCCCTGGCCCTGATCCTGCAGCGCATCGGCGGCAAGAACCGCAACGACAGCCAATTGGAAGGTGCCTGA
- a CDS encoding extracellular solute-binding protein: protein MTNRKLRSAAMALSAAALSLSLAACGSSGPAGTAASADSATMWGLTGGNQPVLQQSVEAWNTAHSDQTIKLDFFANDAYKTKVRTAVGAGQGPTFIYGWGGGVLKSYVDAGQVTDLTDFLKENPDVADRYLPSILENGKIDGKMYAVPNNNVQPVVLYFNKEVFEKIGAQPPKTWDELMALVPKFKEAGVAPFSLGGQSKWPDLMWLEYLVDRIGGPEVFANIAADKPGAWSDPAVKEALTKIQELVDAGGFISGFSSIAADSNADQALLYTGKAAMVLQGGWIYQGMKKDAAEFVSSGKLGFTTFPTVAGGKGDPANVVGNPSNFWSISSKASDSQKKAALEYIKDGMFTEADTQALIDSGAVPVTTGIESKLAASPDKDFLTFVYSMAKDAPDFTMSWDQALSPAQGDAMLSNLDQIFLQKISPEQFIDTMNATIGK from the coding sequence ATGACTAATCGTAAACTGCGCTCAGCCGCGATGGCCCTCTCCGCCGCGGCGCTGTCGCTCTCCCTCGCCGCCTGCGGCTCCAGCGGCCCCGCAGGAACGGCGGCCAGCGCGGACTCGGCCACCATGTGGGGCCTCACCGGCGGCAACCAGCCCGTACTGCAGCAGTCGGTGGAGGCCTGGAACACGGCGCACTCCGACCAGACAATAAAACTCGACTTCTTCGCGAACGATGCCTACAAGACCAAGGTCCGCACCGCCGTCGGCGCCGGCCAGGGCCCCACGTTCATCTACGGGTGGGGCGGCGGGGTCCTGAAGTCCTACGTGGACGCCGGCCAGGTAACCGACCTGACGGACTTCCTCAAGGAAAACCCCGACGTCGCGGACCGCTACCTGCCGTCCATCCTGGAAAACGGCAAGATCGACGGCAAGATGTACGCGGTGCCCAACAACAACGTCCAGCCCGTCGTCCTGTACTTCAACAAGGAGGTCTTCGAAAAGATCGGCGCTCAGCCCCCCAAGACGTGGGACGAGCTGATGGCTCTGGTGCCCAAGTTCAAAGAAGCCGGCGTGGCACCGTTCTCCCTCGGCGGGCAGTCCAAGTGGCCGGACCTGATGTGGCTGGAGTACCTCGTTGACCGGATCGGCGGCCCGGAGGTCTTTGCCAACATCGCCGCGGACAAGCCGGGCGCCTGGTCTGACCCGGCCGTGAAGGAGGCTCTCACCAAAATCCAGGAACTGGTGGACGCGGGCGGATTCATCAGCGGATTCTCCTCCATCGCCGCCGACAGCAACGCCGACCAGGCCCTGCTGTACACCGGGAAGGCCGCTATGGTCCTGCAGGGCGGATGGATCTACCAGGGCATGAAGAAGGACGCTGCGGAGTTCGTCTCCAGCGGCAAGCTCGGCTTCACCACGTTCCCGACCGTCGCCGGCGGCAAGGGCGACCCCGCGAACGTGGTGGGCAACCCCTCCAACTTCTGGTCCATCTCGTCCAAGGCCTCCGACAGCCAGAAGAAAGCCGCCCTCGAGTACATCAAGGACGGGATGTTCACCGAGGCCGACACCCAGGCCCTGATCGACTCCGGAGCCGTCCCCGTGACCACCGGCATCGAAAGCAAACTGGCTGCCTCCCCGGACAAGGACTTCCTGACCTTCGTCTACAGCATGGCCAAGGACGCTCCGGACTTCACGATGTCCTGGGACCAGGCGCTGAGCCCCGCCCAGGGCGACGCAATGCTCTCCAACCTGGACCAGATCTTCCTGCAGAAGATCAGCCCCGAGCAGTTCATCGACACCATGAACGCCACGATCGGAAAATAG
- a CDS encoding LacI family DNA-binding transcriptional regulator, whose protein sequence is MEHQEKLTLAAVAREAGVSAPTVSKVINGRDDVSADTRAKVLTVLARTGYKSPLQQRRNVSGRQAVEIVFDSLNSAYAVEVLNGVLEYAAESDIEVLLNVTGKQGASTLTAEQRAQRIIDEGRCGMIVVTSAFGAAHLDAFHRRGIPVVVIDPLNPPPGDVVSVGTTNWAGGKDATSHLLELGHRRIAYIGGPDAAECNEARLHGYMAALRAEGVPVEDRYIISGQFRSEHGANGMKALLQLEQRPTAIFAASDSIALGVLAEARRQKIRVPEDMSLVGFDGTYQAEESVPALTSVTQPLQEMGRAALRFILRQMRGEVLDSRRVELVTRLVVRESTAPPRDYQRG, encoded by the coding sequence GTGGAACATCAGGAAAAGCTGACGCTGGCCGCCGTAGCCCGCGAGGCCGGCGTTTCTGCGCCGACAGTTTCAAAGGTCATCAACGGGCGCGACGACGTCTCCGCTGACACCAGGGCGAAGGTGCTGACCGTGCTTGCGCGGACCGGATACAAGTCGCCGCTGCAGCAACGCAGGAACGTCTCCGGCCGGCAGGCCGTGGAAATCGTCTTCGACTCGCTGAACTCGGCCTATGCAGTTGAGGTGCTCAATGGCGTCCTGGAGTATGCGGCTGAATCCGACATTGAGGTGCTGCTCAACGTCACGGGCAAGCAGGGCGCCTCGACCCTGACGGCGGAGCAGCGCGCGCAGCGGATTATCGACGAAGGACGCTGCGGGATGATCGTGGTGACGTCGGCGTTCGGCGCGGCCCATCTGGATGCCTTCCATCGCCGGGGGATTCCCGTGGTGGTCATCGACCCGCTCAATCCGCCGCCGGGGGATGTGGTCAGCGTCGGCACCACCAACTGGGCCGGTGGCAAAGACGCCACCTCACACCTGCTGGAGCTGGGCCACCGGAGGATCGCCTACATTGGCGGGCCAGATGCCGCCGAATGCAATGAGGCCCGGCTGCACGGATATATGGCCGCACTGAGGGCGGAAGGAGTACCGGTCGAAGACCGGTACATCATCTCCGGCCAGTTCCGGTCCGAGCACGGTGCCAACGGCATGAAGGCCCTGCTCCAGCTCGAGCAGCGGCCGACAGCCATCTTTGCGGCAAGCGACAGCATCGCCCTGGGCGTACTCGCCGAGGCGCGCCGGCAGAAAATCCGGGTTCCTGAGGACATGAGTTTGGTGGGATTCGACGGCACGTACCAGGCCGAGGAGTCAGTACCCGCCCTCACTTCCGTGACCCAGCCGCTGCAGGAGATGGGCCGGGCCGCGCTTCGATTCATCCTGCGCCAGATGCGCGGGGAGGTGCTGGATTCCCGGAGGGTGGAGCTCGTCACGCGCCTGGTCGTCCGGGAATCCACCGCTCCGCCCCGGGATTACCAGCGCGGGTGA
- a CDS encoding GntR family transcriptional regulator, producing the protein MQPASPGGRPAGRTVSRQVLADHVYEELLASLMDGRLEPGAVVSIDGTARELDVSPTPVREALARLEHTGMVRRVALKGYRVAPVFTREDFAELMEARLAIEPVNARLACDRQTPEDLSELERAVADLRTAPRGPSFAEYRDYLEADERFHRLIAEQTGNQFMAAAYEALGGQVQRFRLFGGVGITDAEHAIAEHQAVLDAFATGDPEQAAQAMAEHVQQVRGRAIADAPAG; encoded by the coding sequence ATGCAACCAGCTTCCCCGGGCGGCCGCCCCGCAGGCCGTACCGTCAGCCGCCAGGTCCTCGCGGACCACGTGTATGAAGAGCTTCTGGCGTCGCTGATGGACGGCCGGCTGGAGCCGGGGGCCGTGGTGAGTATTGACGGAACCGCGCGGGAACTCGACGTTTCCCCCACCCCGGTGCGGGAGGCGCTGGCCCGGCTTGAACACACCGGCATGGTGCGCCGCGTGGCGCTCAAGGGCTACCGGGTGGCACCGGTGTTCACCCGGGAAGACTTCGCCGAACTCATGGAGGCGCGGCTCGCAATCGAGCCAGTTAATGCCCGCCTGGCCTGCGACCGACAGACACCGGAGGACCTTTCCGAGCTGGAGCGGGCCGTCGCCGACCTCAGGACGGCGCCGCGGGGTCCCTCGTTTGCCGAATACCGCGACTACCTGGAAGCCGATGAAAGGTTCCACCGGCTCATCGCGGAACAAACCGGCAACCAGTTCATGGCAGCCGCCTACGAGGCCCTCGGCGGGCAAGTCCAGCGCTTCCGCCTCTTCGGGGGAGTGGGGATCACCGACGCCGAGCACGCCATCGCCGAGCACCAGGCCGTCCTGGACGCCTTCGCCACAGGCGATCCGGAGCAGGCGGCGCAGGCCATGGCCGAGCACGTCCAGCAGGTGCGCGGCCGGGCAATCGCGGACGCTCCCGCCGGCTAA
- a CDS encoding sugar phosphate isomerase/epimerase, translating to MAYTAENWPITAALLQFPGVNAAGLHINDAPAAAWAEVLQEVKDAGFAHADLTDSWVRPGDLSPARIAEFQQTAKTVGIGIPVISAIRRSVIEAGNWEANLAYSHRTIDAAAELGCELVSFGLHQALTAEQQKQLWFWTVEGHQDPVGDKETWANAVTRLRELGRHAADVGVLLSLEMYEDTYLGTADSSVQLVQDIGLDNVGLNPDLGNLIRMHRPIEDWREMVAKTLPYSNYWHMKNYIRDEDVARDMYVAMPAPMDSGLINYREAFKLAISVGFQGILCTEHYGGDGLTVTAANQDYLRRHILPKTDGYALGRSQVAQGRQQPVATELATV from the coding sequence ATGGCTTACACAGCCGAGAACTGGCCCATCACCGCAGCGCTGCTGCAGTTCCCGGGCGTCAACGCCGCCGGGCTGCACATCAACGATGCCCCCGCCGCGGCCTGGGCCGAGGTCCTACAGGAGGTCAAGGACGCCGGCTTCGCCCACGCCGACCTCACCGACAGCTGGGTCCGCCCCGGCGACCTGAGCCCTGCCCGCATTGCAGAGTTCCAGCAGACCGCCAAGACCGTCGGCATCGGCATCCCCGTCATCTCCGCCATCCGCCGCAGCGTCATCGAGGCCGGCAACTGGGAAGCCAACCTGGCCTACAGCCACCGCACCATCGACGCTGCCGCGGAACTCGGCTGCGAGCTGGTCTCCTTCGGCCTGCACCAGGCGCTCACCGCCGAGCAGCAGAAACAACTCTGGTTCTGGACCGTCGAAGGACACCAGGACCCCGTGGGGGATAAGGAAACCTGGGCCAACGCCGTGACCCGGCTCCGCGAACTCGGCCGGCACGCCGCCGACGTCGGCGTCCTGCTTTCCCTGGAAATGTACGAGGACACCTACCTCGGCACCGCGGATTCATCCGTCCAGCTGGTCCAGGACATCGGCCTGGACAACGTCGGCCTGAACCCGGACCTCGGAAACCTGATCCGGATGCACCGGCCGATCGAGGACTGGCGCGAGATGGTCGCCAAAACCCTGCCGTACTCGAATTACTGGCACATGAAGAACTACATCCGCGACGAGGACGTGGCACGGGACATGTACGTCGCAATGCCCGCGCCAATGGACAGCGGCCTCATCAACTACCGCGAGGCCTTCAAGCTGGCGATCTCCGTCGGGTTCCAGGGCATCCTCTGCACCGAGCACTACGGCGGAGACGGCCTCACAGTAACGGCCGCCAACCAGGACTACCTGCGCCGCCACATCCTGCCCAAGACCGACGGGTACGCCCTCGGCCGGAGCCAGGTGGCCCAGGGCCGGCAGCAGCCGGTGGCCACGGAACTCGCCACCGTCTGA